The DNA window CAGCTAAAGTTCGCTAACGGCTAGCTTTCAAGTGTTACTCGGCCAAACGAACAGTAACTGAAAAGTATTGGACTCATTCTGGGAGTTATTAATGATGACTAATTGCATATGTAGTTGACTATGGTAGTATAACGTTCaccaaaaaaagtacattgAGTGGGCTAATACCTGCTAGCAAATCCAGATATAATGGCCGGTCTCATGGGTAGCCCGCTTGCCAATATAACGAcgttagctaagttagctactTTATAATTGGAATCGACCAACTGTAGTTTCCAATGTGAATTGCAACGTTTTATACCGTATTGCATTGTTTTATATCTTAGGGTGCTTCCTCTCAAGTGTTGTCCTGCAAAAATGACGACTGTGGGAAAGGTCTGGCAGAGAGATCTGGGTACAAACCGCCTGCTTTCCAGATACATGTGGATGAATCCGATGGCGCCTGTGCAAGGAAGCAAGTGTCGAAAAAGTCCACTGTGGAGGATACCCTTAAACTAAACCCTTCTGTAGTTCAATGTAGACAGCCCCTTGCCACTATCGACATGTCTATGGATGTAGGCTTTGGTAAGTATTCAGCTAGGTGGTGTTGGTGTTTACCAATAATCAACTTAGGTTATATTTTCCATAGTTTTGTGGCTAAGAAAAATACCACTTAAAACAATCCAGAAAGCCATATTCATTGGTTGACAGTGTAGTTGTGCCCTATGTCCAGATCAATGTAGTTTGCTTTTTCGAACCTGACAAGCTTCCTGAACTGTTGCATGGTACCCAACTCAGTGCACGAGCATCAGCCCCAATGGCATAGTTCCTTTTCGTTTCTTTAGATTCTCCAATGGATATGTCGGTAATTGAAGCTGAAGAGAAGCCAGCTAATACTAATGAAGTATCAGATTATGCTGCTGAAATCCACAAGCATTTAAGAGAAATGGAGGTGAGAACAATGAAACttgaaccttaaaaaaaaaaaaaaaaatggcaacacTGTTATTGATGTTCATTTGAAgcaaacatgacattttatgcTTGTCTCTAAATTCTCTCCATTCCTTTCTCTTCGTAGATAAAATGCAGGCCTAAAGCTGGTTACATGAAGAAACAGCCTGACATCACAAACAGTATGCGGGCCATTCTCGTTGACTGGTTGGTCGAGGTCGGTGAGGAGTACAAGCTCCAGAACGAGACTCTTTACCTGGCAGTCAACTATATCGACCGCTTCTTGTCCTCCATGTCTGTTCTGAGAGGCAAGCTGCAGCTGGTCGGGACTGCAGCCATGCTGCTCGCTTCGTAAGTGTTGCAGCTTGACGCAGCCGTACAGCTGATATTCTGTTGTGCTTTCTCATGAATAATGCACGCATACTActtggcccccccccccttcccttacAATGCAGGAAATTTGAAGAGATCTATGCGCCAGAGGTGGCGGAGTTTGTTTACATCACAGATGACACCTACACGAAGAAGCAGGTGTTGAGGATGGAGCACCTGGTTCTCAAAGTGCTGTCTTTTGATCTTGCCGCTCCGACCATCAATCAGTTTCTCACCCAGTGCTTCCTACATCAACCAGTTGACAACAAGATTGAGAGCCTATCGATGGTGAGTTCACACGTCACTTAACGCTTTTTCATTGAGGCGGGCAGAACAACTGATCATCCATGTCAGTAGTGGAATTAATAAAGGAAAGGTTTAAGTTCCAGTGTCTTGGGGCAAAGAATGGCCAGTGAAGATGAATCGCACTCTTGGAAGCGTTTCACGAAGTCCATAGTATATTCAGTGTCTGTCGCATTATTCTTTGCAGTTTCTTGGAGAGTTGAGTTTGATTGACTCAGACCCTTTCCTGAAGTATCTTCCATCCCAGATGGCTGCGGCAGCCTTTGTGTTGGCAAACTATACAATTGCTAGGGGCTCATGGGTAAGAATTTTCACTTTCCACACTACACAGGAAtacctttgtttaaaaaaataaataaatgcagtctgacattttatttttgttaaaattctaaTCTTTGGAGAGGGAGTGGATCTGACCAAGTTACTTAAATCGAAGTTCTCCAAAGTTTGGCAAGTGTCTGGCAAAGGCACAGCAGAAAATCACTGTGTGTCCACCAAAATGGACGATGTCATGATGTCAGCTACTGCTTCTTGTCACAATGCAGTTTGCAGGTCATGCGTGATCAGCTAGAGGGGGTCTGTAGTACATTATGAAGCACTGTCATTTTGCTGGAATGAGAACTTCCCATTCCTGGGCATCGCCAAATGGTCAATTGCCCTGTGACTGCTGGCCAGTCACTTTTGGAATATCCGGATTTGGTGCCGTACTGTAGGGCCCATCCGTGCACTGAAGTAGTGCCTTATCATGATGAGCCAACAGCTTAAAGATTGTTGAAAATGTTGGTGTTTCTTTTGTACAGTCTTTACATATGGAGCCATTATAAAGGctttaacattttcattatctGTAATGTTCTGTTCAGTACCCCTTATGCCCTTTAacaaagtgatgtcacagaattCAGCAAGTTCACTAaccaaaatttaaaatgttctaGCCATTCATTTGAAAGGATTTTTTCATATAATGCTCTGTACTTAACTTGCATCTTCCTTGCGCAGTTGTACCATGCAGTGTCTGTCCTACCCCTGAAGACTTGCAGGTTGGCTCCTGTGTGGGTTAAGACGCAATTAATTATTTAgcgcaaaaaaaattttttttaatgatttgtgcgtgtgtgcgctgtTAAATTTGCAGTTGATTTTTGTGTGACTTGCCTGCCCGAATTCCAGACTTGCTCCAATCGTCCGTTTTGCTCCGGTACGGTTTGAGTCGTTCGCTGAGCAtgccctcgtccccccccccctctgcagccTCGGTCTCTGGAGGAGGTGACCGGATACTCTCTGGACGACCTCATGCCGTGTGTCACCGATCTGCACGAAACTTACCTCAACGCCGCCCAGCACGCCCAGCAGTCCGTGCGGGAGAAGTACAAGGGCGCCAAGTAAGCGATACCCACAAGCGAGCGCCGTTTCTTTGTTCAGTGGCAGCCGTACTGTCTCACCCGAGGATTCTGGGAATAAATTAACCGGAGTACCTTTCTAGTAAAAACTGATCAACGTGTATGGGAGTCATAGCAAGCCAGAGTTTTTTAGTTTACTTTAAAATGCCTTGATGCTAAAAAATCTTATTGGAACATTATGTACTTGGGGCCCCTTAGTGCCTTAGCGAGTTGGCCATTTCTCTTTGTTTGATCCATTTTGCTCAGAGGAGTTGACAAGAATTGTAGATGGAATTAGATGAGATGTAGTCAGAtctgcattttttccttttctcagttTGCATCAGTTACAGCTTGTACATTTTCATTGGGAACAACAGCATTGTAAACCCCAAACATCTTATTTTTCAGGTACCACAAAGTCTCCCTCATCGAGCCTCCAGCGAAACTGTTCCTCaattgatacatttttgtaataaagATACACAAAATTCATTTAGGCAGATTTTTATATA is part of the Anguilla anguilla isolate fAngAng1 chromosome 7, fAngAng1.pri, whole genome shotgun sequence genome and encodes:
- the ccna2 gene encoding cyclin-A2, coding for MASANRGQGGAIDLATQDNPNQENTLSRLRVPVKNTVENQENINPKQSNRTVLGVLQNNQRSRSHLQRGAKQGASSQVLSCKNDDCGKGLAERSGYKPPAFQIHVDESDGACARKQVSKKSTVEDTLKLNPSVVQCRQPLATIDMSMDVGFDSPMDMSVIEAEEKPANTNEVSDYAAEIHKHLREMEIKCRPKAGYMKKQPDITNSMRAILVDWLVEVGEEYKLQNETLYLAVNYIDRFLSSMSVLRGKLQLVGTAAMLLASKFEEIYAPEVAEFVYITDDTYTKKQVLRMEHLVLKVLSFDLAAPTINQFLTQCFLHQPVDNKIESLSMFLGELSLIDSDPFLKYLPSQMAAAAFVLANYTIARGSWPRSLEEVTGYSLDDLMPCVTDLHETYLNAAQHAQQSVREKYKGAKYHKVSLIEPPAKLFLN